The Intrasporangium calvum DSM 43043 sequence TGAAGCCGTAGGTGTCGTTGATGGTCGTCTCGGTCCGCAGGGCTCGTCCTTCCTTGTGGTACTGCTTGATCGTCGTGTGCTTGTAGTCGACGTACAGGCTCGGGGTGACGTGCGCGGTGATGACCCGGGTGCGGAACCGTCCCGGGGTCGGGCGCTTCCTGCCATTGTGGATGCGGCGGTTGAAGATGAGCTGGACCCGGTCCGGTCGGCCGAGGTCGAGGTTGTCGTGGATGACCTGCTCGAAGAACACTCGACCGCTGACCGGGGCGTCGAGAACCTGGGTCAAGGAGAACTCGGCCTGCAGCACGGAGATGTCGTACCGGTACCCCGCGGCCCGGTCCGCTGCGGAGTAGGGGTGTGGCAGTCGGGCCAGCCACTTGCGCATCAGCGCGTCGATCCGCTCCTCGGTCAGCCCGTCACAGATGGCCTGCACCGCCGCGACGTCGTTCTGGTCGTCGATCGCGGCGAACCCGTTGTCGAGGGCTTGGAAGCGGATGCCAGCCTTGACCGCCTGCCGCTTGGCGTACTGGTGCCCGTTGATGCAGAGCCGGGCGGCGTACGGGAAGTAGGAGCAGAACTTGAGGAAGAACGGGCCGAAGTCCCCGTCGACGGCGTACACGTAGTAGTGGTTGACCACGACGCTCGCCGGCACGATCCAGGGGTAGGGCGCGCCGGTGACCGGGTTGTGCCGCCGCTCGGTGCGGAACACGTGGGCCTTCTCCTGCGCCACCCCGATGAACACGACCTCATCGGTGCCGGTGAACCCGCGCAGCCGTTCGTGCATCACGTCGTCCTTGCGCTGCCCCTTGGCGAAACGCACCACCGGTACCCCGTGCGCGGCGGCGTACCGGTACAGGCCGTCGACGAACGCCCGCGACATCGGCGCAACCAACGCCGTGGAGGCGATCGGGAACCCGTGATCGCGCATCAGGAACCCGGCCACCTGACCCGCCCGCTGCAGCTGCGGGACGTACACGTTCAGGTACATCCGGTCGATCGACTCGACCTCGAACACGACGTGCTCGGACAGGACCTCAGCGACGCTCCGCGGTAATGTCATCACAAGCTCCGATCGTCGGGCCGACCCCAAGCACGGGGTCAACCACCGCCACCAAACGGGATCACGACGAAGACCGCAGGGTCCTCGACAGACCCAACGATCGGAGCCTACGACCAAGCGAGGCAGCCGACGAGACGCACCGCGTCCGCGGGCTGGGGCGGAGCCCCGTTAGGACGTGGCTGCGAGATGATCGACTGGGTTGCCGTCGGCACTGCCGCACGCGCGGCCCAACCCCGAGGCGAGGCGAGCATGACATCCATCGGTACGGCGTCCGCAGGCGCGGTTTTCGCGGGCAGGCAACTGCGTAGCACGCTCTCGGGCGAGGGCGTGCTCACGGTCGAGTTGGTTGACCACGAATGGGCCGCGCCCACCGGCAGCCAGATCCTCGTCAAGGTGGAGGCTGCCCCGATCAACCCGTCCGACCTGGGCCTGCTGTTCGGCCCTGCCGACACCGAGAACGCCGAGTACTCGCCCGGCCGGGTCGTCGCGCGTGTGTCCCAGGGCGCGGTGCAGGCGCTGCGGGCACGGCACGGGCTCTCGCTGCCGGCGGGCAATGAAGGGGCCGGGACGGTGGTCGCAGCGGGCGAGGACCCCTCGGCGCAGGCACTCCTCGGCAAGCGCGTCGCCGCCGTTCCCGGCACCGCCTACGGTACCTACGCCCACGCCGAGGCGAGGATGAGCCTGCCGCTGCCCGACGACGTCAGCGCCGAGCAGGGCGCGTCGAGCTTCGTCAACCCCATGACTGCGCTCGGGTTCGTCGAGACGATGCGCGCGGAGGGCTTCATCGGGCTGGTCCACGCCGCCGCCGCCTCGAACCTCGGACAGATGCTGGTGCGGATCTGCCGCGAGGACGGCGTGCCGCTGGTCAACATCGTGAGAAGCCAGGCGCAGGTGGAACTGCTCCAGGGTCTCGGCGCGAAGTACGTGCTCGACTCGACCGATCCCGCCTTCACCGCGCACCTGGCCGAGGCGATCGGCGAGACCGGGGCCATGCTCGGCTTTGACCCGATCGGCGGCGGCACGATGGCCGGTCGGATCCTCACCGCGATGGAGGCCGCGGCAAGCCGGGGCGCGGCCTATTCGCCCTACGGCTCCTCGACCCCGAAGAGGGTCTACATCTACGGCGGGCTCGATGCCGGTCCGACGATCCTGCACCGCTCGTTCGGGCTCACCTGGGACCTCGGCGGG is a genomic window containing:
- a CDS encoding zinc-binding dehydrogenase, producing MTSIGTASAGAVFAGRQLRSTLSGEGVLTVELVDHEWAAPTGSQILVKVEAAPINPSDLGLLFGPADTENAEYSPGRVVARVSQGAVQALRARHGLSLPAGNEGAGTVVAAGEDPSAQALLGKRVAAVPGTAYGTYAHAEARMSLPLPDDVSAEQGASSFVNPMTALGFVETMRAEGFIGLVHAAAASNLGQMLVRICREDGVPLVNIVRSQAQVELLQGLGAKYVLDSTDPAFTAHLAEAIGETGAMLGFDPIGGGTMAGRILTAMEAAASRGAAYSPYGSSTPKRVYIYGGLDAGPTILHRSFGLTWDLGGWLLFPFVTKAGPAVVTRMRERVMRDLTTTFASHYSDRVSLERMLTQEAVSRYTARRTGEKYLVLPNG